The Brassica oleracea var. oleracea cultivar TO1000 chromosome C7, BOL, whole genome shotgun sequence sequence CACAACTGCGGAAATATGAAAAAATCCATCGGTTTAAGAGATGACCCAAATGCAAGTAGAAACAGAGATGGAAGAATTGACTAGCTGCTGCGGCTGACCAGAGAAGATGGTAAAGACATAGATGAAAGAAATGGACTGAGCATGAGAAGATGGTATTGAAGCCCAAACTAAAGCCCAAGTTTATGATCCATTAGAAGCTTTTGTAATCCATGTAACTAGGGTTTCTAGATTCTTATATATGTTGTTATGTGCTTCTAGTAGATCTTGTAGTAGCTTAGAATTGTTTCCGTTCACTAGCATGTCATCTACATAAAGGAGTAGAATAATGATGTTTGTACCCTTTATGCAGACGAACATTGAAGGATCGGAGAAGCTGCAGATGAAGCCAAACTCAAGAAGGAATGTGCTGAATTTATCGAACAAACCCCTGGGAGCCTGCTTCAGTCCATAGATTGTCTTGTGAAGCAGACACACGTAATCAGGATGTTCTTCATCAACAAATCCAGCAGGTTGTCTCATATAAACTGTTTCATGTAAATCTCCGTGTAGAAAGGCATTAATCTTGTCTTCAAGAGTTTAAAATATGGACTGATTTCATATAAATATATTTGATGGAGGCTGCTTCTATGAGCAACAAAATTACATTCATCAAAGCACATAACAACATATATAGGAATCTAGAAACCCTAGTTACATGGATTACAAAAGCTTCTAATGGATCATAAACTTGGGCTTTAGTTTGGGCTTCAATAGATGGCATCCCAGGATCAGAACGCAATGTGGCAACAGGTCTCTCTTGGTTAAGTATGCGTTTGAGAGCTGCCGAGAGAGCTGAATTGGAAACGGATCCAATGACAGCCCACAAGGCTGCACCATCATGTCGTAGAAGCAGAACAGATCCAAATAAACCAGCAACAACCCATTTGCTCTGCCATCTTTGAAGAATTAAGTTACCAAAATTCAAAATAAAAATAAAAAAAAAAAGAATTCGAATACCAACCAGACGATTAGCTACGGCGTTGATCCCATCGGAGACCAAATCGTTGGACGGGTTATTAATGAAAGCATCTTGCTCGAGCGCCTGAAACCGTTCTTCTTCACCATCTCTCCAAGCATGGGTTTTGACTAAATCGGCCATGGTTTGAGGGGCAGAGACAGACCAAAATCTCCTTCTTCGACCGGAAGTAAGGTAAGCGGGAGCAGAGGAAGGACCAAAACAGAAACTGCAGGTGAGTTTGTGGAAGGTAACAAGAGATGATGACGCTGCCATAATCCAAAGATAAAGAGAAAGTCCACCTAAAAAGTCAAATGGCTGTAAGATTTTAAAAAAAAAACTCTAGGAACAAATCGTAAAGACGAACAGCATATTACTTGTTTATGTCTGTCGCAAGGGTGTCTCGTCAGAAGTTGTGGTTATTATCACAACTGAGCAGAGATATACTATGTTCAATACCATCATTGGATTTTGATCATTTTGTTAAGAACTATGATCGTTTGCTATACATCTTGCGTTCGTCATAATTAGCCCATATCAATTGTCATATCACTTGCTTCCTCAAATAGGCCCATTTTTTTGTGATGGCAAGGAATTTGTGTCCTTTTTTTTTCCTAACCAATGGAGATGGTAGAGAACAAAAAAATAAATGAAATTGATGTTAGTAAGTTGAGACCCGAACCCGAATATAACCTAAATAATGCATTAACGGTGAGAAAGCCTGTGTACACGTCGTTTATGCTTCAGAATATTATGCATGTAACATGTCTCATCGTTTCACAACATTGTTGCTTATTTTCGTATTTTCTACACACTCACTAGTCTACATGTGATGTATATATTATACAAATTATTTTGTATACGCTATATGAAAGTTCGTCTATATTGGATTTCGAATATGCTTAACTTCTCCGACTCAAAACTATTATTATGGAAAAAATTCCATCACCTTTTATTGTTTTCAAAACCAAGTTAGTTTCAACGGATAATTCATTTGTCTCTCCACACTCTCCTGAACATGGCAGCCTCCTTGTCAATCAAATTGATCATAATGAACAAGATGACGGAGACGGATTTATGAGTGATGCTACAGCAAACCTCACCATGTCACAAAGTGGAAGGTTAATAAAACCATTTCAAAAATTTCAAGATATGGAATGGAAAACGGTAAGAAGAAAAGGTAAACAAGGTCGTCAGGTAAACAAGGTTGTCGAGGCCGCATATACCACCTTCCATCTTCCTAATAATTTCATTCTTCTCTTGTTTCACTAAGCTTATGTATCATAAGTCTTCTCTTTTGTAAGCTAATACTTGGTTGATTATAAGGCATGTCTCGTCATACTTTTTCAAACGTTATAGTTGTTAAACCATACTGTATTCATTTGTCTTTAGGAGGGTTTAGTGGGAGTATAATTTATGTAGAGCTGGTTGATCGTAAGAATCAAAAGATTTGTTAAATTTTTAAAGAGTTGTAAATAGTTTTTCATATTCAAAAAGTTAAATCAAAATATGCTAGTTTAGTGATTTTAAGAATCAAGAGGTTATATGCAAGATTTGTGAAGTTTTGTTTTATGAGTAAAATTGTTTAGAATTCAAGTCTCAATAACACTAGGTTTGATTGAATTATAGAATCATTAAAAACCAAACTCTTTGAATAACAAGGAATTTTATAAGTCATTAAACAATCATAAAACCAATTACACTAGATTTGAGTAAGAATGTTAGAATCAATTTAACCAATAACACTAGAATTAAAAGAATTTTAACAATCATTAGAAATTCACATCTCACTAACACCCCCCCCCCCCTTAAATTTGAAATCCCTTAAAAAAATATGCTTAACAAATTTTTCAAAGGGAAAATGAAAACTAAAGACAGAACAATTTTTTTGACCAATTGAAATACTATAAGTTTACTTAGAAATATATTCTTGTTTATCTTTATATTGGTTTATATATTCATTCTGATGTGTAAATAGATTCTCTCCCACGTACAAGTTTTTCTATTGAACTCACCGAACTATATATTCTTTTATTCATAAATAATTAAAATTCTGATTATGTGAAGATTGGTTAGTCTGTAACTCTTAAAAAATTTGCTAAAGAATTTAGTCGATAATTTTTTGATGTATTAATATTTGATATAAGTTGTAAAAGTTAAATGAAAATATATTTTTACAATTAATGCAAATTGTATTCGGTTTTCGGTTCGGACGGTTGATGATGCAACTAATGCAAATTGTTTCTGACCACAACCATTTTGACCACAACAGAATCTATAAAGTACAGTTTAACGCAATGTTGTGGTCAGAAAATGAAGAAGACTTTGAGTCAAATAAAATAGATATCAGAGTGAAAACTGAAAAATGGGTTAAATATGGACGGTATCGTGTCGCAGCAAATAGTGCTGAAATTGATGATGATTTTGTCACTGACCACATAGCCTACAGTGGTCAAAGTTTTGAATCAGGACCCCAGCATTGAAAACAATCTTCTGCTATGCGTCGCTACTCATCTCCTCCTTTGAATTATATACTAGATTTTGATCCGCGTTATTTATTTCTTTTTAAATAAGGATTTTATACAATAAATATCGTCGGTTATAAATATGGCGCGGCATTTGTTATAAATATTTTGGATATAAATATGAGTAGTTATAAATATGGCAAGCGAATTAATTACGGGTCAAATTTTTTTTTAAAAGATAGATTATAAATTTAGCAAGCGAATTAATAAAAAGAAAAATCCAAATTAGGGAGTGACACTCTCTTGTAAATAATTTTAAAAACTATGAGTAGAATTCTAGTAGAGATTCTCTTTTAATAGTATAGATGGTACTTCCTATATTTTTACCAAATTGAATACGATAAATCCCTGAATTTTACAAATCTACCCGTGCGTGCAAGTGTGCGTCTGTGGATAGAAGAATGATGCTTCGGAATAAGTATTACATGCGCATAATTTTAAAGGGAACTATTTAACGGAAGCAAATATATCCATACTATATATACATATCGTGGGTCGAACCAGCCTGTATATCCAATCACTTTTTCTATTATAAACTTTCTCTTGTTCGAATTATCTACTAATTAGCACCACTAGAGCCTCTCCCGGGCTACACCCGGGTTTTTCCTATAATTTTAGTTAAATTTATAATTCTAAATTTGTATTTGTAAATATACATTAGAACCTATCATAAAA is a genomic window containing:
- the LOC106305325 gene encoding lipid phosphate phosphatase epsilon 2, chloroplastic; this encodes MAASSSLVTFHKLTCSFCFGPSSAPAYLTSGRRRRFWSVSAPQTMADLVKTHAWRDGEEERFQALEQDAFINNPSNDLVSDGINAVANRLSKWVVAGLFGSVLLLRHDGAALWAVIGSVSNSALSAALKRILNQERPVATLRSDPGMPSSHAQSISFIYVFTIFSVVEWLGTNELSLFLSGLILALASYFIWLRVSQKLHTTSQVVVGAIFGSVYSTLWYITWNSLVLEAYTSSFSVQVAVFAVAAASALGFTVYVLLNWFKDDR